The Capsicum annuum cultivar UCD-10X-F1 chromosome 3, UCD10Xv1.1, whole genome shotgun sequence genomic sequence TTGTActtctctccattatagtgaattcctCCTCCTCTGCCTGTGATTTTTTCCATCAAGGGTTTCCACATAACATCTATGTGTTCTTCTTGCTTTCTTTTGTTTGTGGTATTGTTTATTCCTGTCCGTTCTTTACAGTATGTAGCATACTTTCGCCTCTAATTGTGAAATATAGCAATATTTTGTGTACTTATGAAATGTAGTAATATCTTGTTcaaaatatacatgaaaataCACACAAGTGAAACATAATGCATTTGTGGGCAAGCAAAATACACTGTATCCACGCCACTATACTTTTCATCAAatgaaatatgtattttatgagaTATACTTAGATCATCATCAGAAACCACCACGAAATATCACTTGTATTGTATGTCGCTGTATATTATGAGATATTCTTGTATTTCAGGCTTGAAAATAAGGATGTATGTATATTGGCTGTATTTGCTATTAAACCCTAGCTATCACCATGTGTCGTAATTTTTTTTAACGTATCACTGTTTCGAATGGATATATGGGGCTATGTTTATTGTGTCGCGTAGTTTTTCCATTCATTATTctcatgaaaatataatttgtcCAATATATTCAAATTTGGGCGAGATAGTCGGAATTATTTGAACCGTATTAACTTCATACACTACTTTCTTAGAGTTACTATTAAAGGTTGCAGATATTTATTGAATGTCAACAAGACCACTACTGAACGCATTTTGGAGAGATGCTAATCAATGTGCCGATTTTCTGGCAAACGAAGAGCACAAGTATCGTGAAAATTTGATAATCTGAAAAAATGAGCTTAAGTATATAGAGTTTCTTCTCTTGAGAAATATAGTGTCTCGTTCCACTCTAGTGACTTCAAGTTACAAATCTCAAGTAATGTTATTGCTAAAGTGTATgtttcaatcaattttgaaataaatacatCAGTTAGAAGTTTTTGagttatattttaattaattttgaaacaaatacttCCATTGAAAGTTTTTTAGTTATAAAGAACATGaacatatatttgataattccttttttattaagtTTTACGTTTTAGGTTTGAGGTtcttgaaagaaagatatattttttattttaaaatattcatgaacctattaactattacttaattaatacTCTTCTCTTACATAAAACTTTTATCctataaatagtattttttttgtttgaaaagacgagcactcaaaaatattttctccttaAAAATACATCTGAGAGACATTAATCAAATGGTGACCagttcaagaatagaagagcaacattcttgaatgctccCTATTCTGTGGCTTAATTGAATCTCGAAGATAGAATTGTTATTAATTTTTCCGTTTGCTCGTAGGAGAGACTCCAGCTATTTTCAAGAAGCGTAGTATCATGCCTCTACGtcaaacaaattttattttgaatttttttatacaattatcattattgttctaataagtaatatcattattgtttttttcttttatgacaAAAATGTCACTAAACTATTACTTTATCTCTTAGATTATCATCCTAACATTTTAATCTACTAAACTCACTCAATTAAAATTAAATGTAATTGACAAATTCATTAAATTATACCACTCAAATACATCacaaaaaatgggtaaaatataaaagcaaagaaatacatcaaaatgaaatatatattgaagaacaaaaaaaaaaacactaaatcTACTGTTAATTCCAAAGGTAAATAGacataaaacaaaacaaagagaaaTGCAAAGTTTCTTTTACAAATTATTAGCTACAAATACATCAACTTCCAACTTGCAATAAAAATCGATTTAGGTGCTACACATTCTCAAATGCATACCtgcattttattaaacatgaaATATTTAGTTCATTAACCAAATgcaaataggaaaaaaatacGTTATCGATAATATAAAACATAACTAATAATAGTAGCAAACTAACCTGATGTCACATTGGGATTTTCACATTCTAAGCTTTGCAAGCCGTTCCGAGAGCCTAATCTTCGGCTGAAAACTGTCTTCTTCAAGTGGTATCTTGTTCAGTTTAGGCATACTGACATCATCCGTGCAAGTTACTTCAGACAACCCATATGGTTCCACAAAATGCAAGACTTCAAGTTGCGGAAAGCTATCACCATTCACATCGCCTGAGAGATCCATTTTCCCTTCAAAATAGCCGCAGTATTTCATTGTGAGTATCCTTAATTTAGGCAGTTTCTTAATCACTGCGAGCAAATGACTGTCTATCGTAAGGCTGTCAAGAGTAAGCTTGACAAGATTTGGTGGGAATGCTACAGAGTTGGGCATCATTCTGAGATGGCCCAAATGCAACTTGACAACATTTTGATAGAACGACAAGTTTATTTGCTCTTTCGCACGATAGGAAATATCGAGCTTTAGAACCTCCAGCGTGTTTGGCAGAATAACTGACACAGGGCTCGATACTGATAATATCTTAATGGTAGAATCAGATACATGTTGTATACCCAGTTTTCTCAAATTGGTCAATTGGTGCAACAATCTCGGTTGAAAAAATCTATCAGGCAGCCCCATCAAAGTTTGTAGATTATTAGGCAGTGAGGACATGTAGTTTGGGAAAAATCTTCTTACAGTATATTCGCTAAGAAATCCGTAATGAAGATGTCTCAATTGTTTCGACTCCCAAACAGCCGGAGGAACACTTATGGTGGTCCTTTTAACATCTAGGGTCTCTAGACATTTGAGCTTGACAACACTATTTGACAGTCCTCCATTAAAAGGCCCCTCCAACCTTAGATAGCACAAGCAACTCATGCTCCCAATTTTATTCGGGATAGTGTGAATTTTATAATTAATAGGAATAACTACAACCAGCACTTGCAATAATTTGAATTCAAGACGAGCCATTAGAGAAAATATGGAAGGGTGTTTTGTGAAACAAAAAAGTGCACGAAGCTTCTTAGGCTTTGGATTTGAACGGAAGAACTTATTCATGGCATTTTCAGAGTAGAAAGTAATTCTTCGCACCCTAGCAACACTGTAGGGATCACGAGACACACTACACTCGGTGTGAAAGAAGTTACTTTCCTTGCCCAATTCGATGCACAAACTATGTAACAAGTCATGTATGCGGCAACTTGAAATTCTTCCATCATATGTCCTTTTGACAACTTGAATCAAGTTTCTAGAAACCAAATCATATAGGACATCCTCTGCCAAATCTTCAGCCTCTAGCCTATTACCTCTATTTCCTACTATCAACTTCTCAGCAATCCATATGTTTTTCAAATCAAAAGCACGAATTTCATGGTCCTCAGGGTAAAGGCCAAAATACAAGAAACACGGCCGTGATGCAATGGCCAAATCATTGTAACTCAAAGCCAATACCTTAGCACATTCATCATGAATTTTATGACCCATACTCTCAAGTACCCTGCTCCATGCATGTTCTGTCCTTTCTCTTGCTCTTAACATGCCTGCAGTCACCACAATGGCTAGTGGTATACCTCCACATCTCCCAACTATACTTCTACCAATATTAACCAAGTTTGGGGAAGCATTGGCCCAATCGTAATtatcaaaatgaaatattttattgGTAAAGAGTTCAAGGCTGTTGTTTGAATCTAGGGGTTGCAATACGTGGA encodes the following:
- the LOC107864562 gene encoding toMV resistance protein Tm-2(GCR236)-like, whose amino-acid sequence is MAEILLTAVINKAVDIAGNRLFQEGTHLYSLKDDIEWLQREMRSMRAYIDDAKEKATGGDSRVKNLIKHIQELACDAEDLLDEFLPKIQQSNKCKGAICCCLKTVCIPSCASFANEFSMEIEKIKKRVVDIHRLRTTYNIVDTSNNNNDCIPLDRRRLFLYADETEVIGLDDDFNMLQAKLLDPDLPYGVVSIVGMPGLGKTTLAKKLYRHVRDQFECSGLVYVSQQPREREILLDISKQVGVTEEERKDNLEDNLKSLLKAKRYVILLDDIWDFEIWDYLKLYLPQCDSKIGSRIILTSRNINVGRYIGGDTSLHVLQPLDSNNSLELFTNKIFHFDNYDWANASPNLVNIGRSIVGRCGGIPLAIVVTAGMLRARERTEHAWSRVLESMGHKIHDECAKVLALSYNDLAIASRPCFLYFGLYPEDHEIRAFDLKNIWIAEKLIVGNRGNRLEAEDLAEDVLYDLVSRNLIQVVKRTYDGRISSCRIHDLLHSLCIELGKESNFFHTECSVSRDPYSVARVRRITFYSENAMNKFFRSNPKPKKLRALFCFTKHPSIFSLMARLEFKLLQVLVVVIPINYKIHTIPNKIGSMSCLCYLRLEGPFNGGLSNSVVKLKCLETLDVKRTTISVPPAVWESKQLRHLHYGFLSEYTVRRFFPNYMSSLPNNLQTLMGLPDRFFQPRLLHQLTNLRKLGIQHVSDSTIKILSVSSPVSVILPNTLEVLKLDISYRAKEQINLSFYQNVVKLHLGHLRMMPNSVAFPPNLVKLTLDSLTIDSHLLAVIKKLPKLRILTMKYCGYFEGKMDLSGDVNGDSFPQLEVLHFVEPYGLSEVTCTDDVSMPKLNKIPLEEDSFQPKIRLSERLAKLRM